In Rhinoraja longicauda isolate Sanriku21f chromosome 6, sRhiLon1.1, whole genome shotgun sequence, the following proteins share a genomic window:
- the LOC144594822 gene encoding glutathione S-transferase A-like, translating to MAERTKLFWGSGSPPCWRVMIALREKQVLDIPQKLLSFDKQEHKSSEVLALNPRGELPTFVHNGNIVNESMAACLYLENQFKSQGNQLIPDGPAEQSLVYQRMFEVVTLHQKMADFLFYNWRVPEPERHDTALARNKTMLSSEFQLWEGYLCKMGPQSYIAGRNFTMADVMLFPHLAFCVRFGLSQKRYPNLLDYYNRVKKRPSIQATWPPHWKESPPTMDSLKEV from the exons ATGGCGGAGCGGACGAAGTTGTTCTGGGGATCGGGCTCCCCACCCTGTTGGCGCGTGATGATAGCACTGAGGGAGAAACAGGTGCTCGATATCCCTCAGAAGCTGCTATCCTTCGACAAACAAGAGCACAAGTCGTCCGAAGTTCTGGCACTGAACCCCCGGGGAGAA CTCCCCACCTTTGTGCACAACGGCAACATCGTGAACGAGTCGATGGCGGCCTGCCTGTACCTGGAG AACCAATTCAAGTCCCAAGGCAACCAACTGATCCCAGATGGCCCCGCAGAGCAGTCTCTGGTTTACCAGCGGATGTTTGAAGTGGTAACTCTGCACCAAAAAATGG CTGACTTCCTCTTCTACAATTGGAGGGTTCCAGAACCTGAGCGACATGACACAGCATTGGCAAGGAACAAGACTATGCTGAGTTCAGAGTTTCAACTCTGGGAAGGATATCTGTGCAAG ATGGGACCACAGTCATACATAGCAGGAAGAAACTTCACTATGGCTGACGTCATGCTGTTTCCACATCTGGCCTTCTGCGTCCGATTTGG ACTCTCTCAGAAAAGGTACCCCAATCTGCTGGATTACTACAACCGAGTGAAGAAACGCCCCAGCATACAGGCCACTTGGCCCCCACACTGGAAGGAGAGCCCTCCAACCATGGACTCCCTGAAGGAGGTCTGA